One Cryptococcus neoformans var. grubii H99 chromosome 3, complete sequence genomic region harbors:
- a CDS encoding DNA polymerase delta subunit 1 codes for MAIQEPIIKKRKLDTPLHKELEAQPSFTEVLEQLEAEEDAAGDSIETSAAWPRPPVPPFDDKKETISFQQIEIEESTDPKHGPTLRLFGVNKSGNSVLAHVYGFKPYFYVAAPSGFLNKDLQPLADKINSSISAPGPCVTNCAIFNRRSLWGYRGDDTVPFIKITISDPKNLSKVKGAFERGQIDFNGLFPPEVLTYESNIAYTMRFMIDTKIVGMNWVSIPGGRYDLLEGGNKKSQCQIEILCNYKDLISHAPENEWLDIAPLRVLSFDIECAGRKGIFPEANVDPVIQIAAMVTRHGESKPFVRNVFTLNTCAHIVGSQVLEFKDERRLLLEWRKFVETVDPDMIIGYNISNFDLPYLLDRAKALKIPDFAFLGRLRNVRTEVKETHFSSKAYGQRDSKAVNMEGRLQLDILQVMQRDYKLRSYTLNAVCAQFLGEQKEDVHHSIITELQNGTADSRRRLAVYCLKDAYLPQRLMDKLMCFVNYTEMARVTGVPFNYLLSRGQQIKVVSQLYRNAADAGYVIPALKSEGSDEQYEGATVIEPSKGFYDVPITTLDFASLYPSIMMAHNLCYTTLLDRGTIERLKLVEGEDYVHTPNNDFFATSKRRKGLLPHILENLLAARKRAKQDLKIEKDPFKRAVLDGRQLALKVSANSVYGFTGATIGKLPCLAISSSVTAYGRQMIELTKKEVEAEYSMKNGYDHDAKVVYGDTDSVMVRFGCPDLPTAMRLGAEAADLVSGKFIKPIKLEFEKVYFPYLLISKKRYAGLYWTRPEKYDKMDTKGIETVRRDNCRLVSTVIETCLFKMLIDRDVKGAEDYVKDTIADLLQNKIDMSQLVITKALAKADYAAKQAHVELVERMRKRDAGSAPSLGDRVAYVIVKGVKGAAAYEKSEDPLYVLEHNVPIDTRYYLENQLSKPLMRIFEPILGEKANSLLHGDHTRTIQIATPTIGGLMKFAVKTVTCMGCKTPLRGKNESAVCVNCRPKLPELYQKQVAQTSALQIDFARLWTQCQRCQGSLHQDVICTSADCPIFYRRTARQKEVASSVAQLDRFEKETGW; via the exons ATGGCTATACAAGAACCCATTAttaagaagagaaagctCGATACCCCATTACACAAGGAACTCGAAGCGCAACCAAGTTTTACCGAAGTTTTGGAACAGCTTGAGGCCGAAGAGGATGCGGCAGGAG ATAGCATAGAGACGTCTGCGGCGTGGCCTCGGCCGCCGGTCCCGCCATTTGACGACAAGAAAGAAACGATTT CTTTTCAACAAATCGAAATCGAAGAGTCAACTGATCCCAAGCATGGACCAACGCTACGATTATTTGGGGTTAACAAAAGCGGCAATTCAGTCTTGGCACATGTATACGGGTTCAAGCCATATTTTTACGTTGCAGCCCCCAGTGGTTTCCTCAACAAAGACCTTCAACCTCTGGCCGATAAGATCAAT TCTTCTATATCTGCGCCGGGTCCTTGTGTGACTAACTGTGCTATCTTCAACCGGCGGTCTCTATGGGGTTATCGAGGAGACGACACCGTACCGTTCATTAAGATCACTATATCTGATCCCAAGAATCTGTCGAAAGTTAAAG GTGCCTTTGAGCGTGGACAGATAGATTTCAATGGTCTTTTCCCTCCCGAAGTTCTCACCTATGAGAGCAACATTGCTTACACCATGCGTTTCATGATCGATACGAAA ATTGTAGGGATGAATTGGGTCAGTATTCCTGGTGGACGGTATGATCTGCTGGAAGGGGGAAATAAAAAATCACAGTGCCAAATTGAAATTTTATGCAA ctACAAGGACTTGATTTCTCATGCTCCTGAAAATGAATGGCTGGATATTGCACCTCTCCGTGTCCTCAGTTTTGACATCGAATGTGCTGGCCGGAAAGGCATATTCCCTGAAGCAAATGTGGACCCTGTTATCCAAATCGCCGCAATGGTAACCCGTCATG GGGAATCAAAGCCTTTTGTTCGAAACGTATTCACCCTCAACACGTGTGCTCATATCGTCGGATCTCAAGTACTTGAATTCAAAGACGAAAGACGACTTCTTCTTGAGTGGCGCAAGTTTGTGGAGACTGTTGACCCTGATATGATTATCGGATATAACATTTCCAATTTCGATTTGCCCTACCTTCTTGACCGTGCCAAGGCTTTGAAGATCCCAGACTTTGCCTTTTTGGGTCGACTGCGAA ATGTCCGAACTGAAGTCAAGGAAACCCACTTTTCTTCAAAAGCTTATGGTCAGCGAGATTCCAAAGCTGTTAACATGGAAGGTCGACTTCAGCTCGATATTTTGCAAGTGATGCAACGAGACTACAAACTTCGAAGCTATACTCTCAACGCCGTTTGTGCACAATTCCTAGGTGAacagaaagaagatgtcCATCACTCCATCATTACCGAGCTCCAAAATGGTACTGCGGATTCTCGAAGGCGTTTGGCTGTTTACTGTTTGAAG GATGCCTATCTTCCACAACGTCTGATGGACAAGTTGATGTGTTTTGTCAACTACACCGAAATGGCACGTGTCACCGGCGTTCCTTTCAACTATCTTCTGTCCAGAGGTCAGCAAATCAAGGTTGTCTCTCAGCTTTACCGAAATGCTGCCGATGCCGGCTATGTTATCCCTGCCCTCAAAAGCGAAGGCTCCGATGAGCAGTATGAAGGTGCTACTGTCATTGAACCCAGTAAAGGTTTCTACGACGTGCCCATTACCACGCTGGACTTTGCGTCGCTGTACCCCTCAATCATGATGGCGCATAATTTGTGTTACACAACATTGTTGGACAGGGGTACTATTGAAAGGCTGAAGCTCGtcgaaggagaagattatGTACATACACCCAACAATG ATTTTTTTGCGACATCCAAACGTCGAAAGGGACTTCTACCTCACATTCTCGAAAATCTTCTTGCTGCCCGAAAGCGAGCCAAACAAGATCTCAAAATTGAGAAAGATCCTTTCAAGCGAGCCGTCTTGGACGGTCGACAACTTGCTTTGAAGGTCAGCGCCAACTCGGTCTATGGTTTCACTGGTGCCACCATCGGTAAACTTCCCTGCCTTGCGATTTCCTCAAGTGTTACAGCCTACGGTCGACAGATGATCGAGCtcaccaagaaggaagtcgAGGCAGAGTACTCGATGAAGAATGGTTATGACCATGATGCCAAAGTCGTTTATGGTGATACTGACTCTGTAATGGTGCGATTTGGTTGCCCAGATCTGCCTACAGCAATGAGACTAG GTGCCGAAGCTGCCGATCTCGTATCTGGCAAATTTATCAAACCCATCAAGCTCGAATTCGAAAAGGTCTACTTTCCTTATCTACTTATCAGCAAGAAGCGTTACGCCGGCCTCTATTGGACTCGGCCAGAGAAATACGACAAAATGGATACGAAAGGTATCGAG ACTGTTCGACGAGACAACTGTCGTTTGGTCTCCACGGTCATCGAAACTTGTCTCTTCAAGATGCTTATCGACCGAGATGTTAAGGGTGCTGAGGA CTATGTCAAGGACACTATCGCCGATCTCTTACAAAACAAGATTGACATGTCTCAGCTCGTGATCACCAAAGCCCTTGCCAAAGCTGACTATGCCGCCAAGCAAGCACACGTTGAATTGGTagaaaggatgaggaagcgtGACGCTGGTTCGGCTCCTAGTTTGGGTGATCGAGTGGCCTATGTCATTGTGAAAGGCGTTAAAGGCGCTGCGGCGTATGAAAAGTCTGAAGACCCTCTATATGTCTTGGAACACAACGTTCCCATTGATACCCGATACTATCTGGAAAATCAACTTTCAAAGCCATTGATGAGGATTTTCGAGCCTATCCTTGGTGAGAAAGCCAATAGCTTGC TTCACGGTGACCATACAAGAACAATCCAGATTGCCACACCTACCATTGGCGGGTTAATGAAATTTGCGGTCAAAACAGTGACGTGTATGGGCTGTAAAACCCCCCTTCGAGGCAAGAATG
- a CDS encoding acyl-CoA dehydrogenase, with product MGNNSFTAYTFDYFFSITTRHPVTHFSIIMIHRYHHRALKLAATCTRRQILARGMATADSVVSGPVSFSLSDDQRGIQELATKFTRDVIVPQAAEYDRTMEYPWPILKEAHTLGLLNTHIPEAYGGPELGLLECAIISESLAFGCSGIQTAMEANGLAEAPLIVAASHEQKQKYLGRMTEEPLMAAYCVTEPGAGSDVAGIKTKAEKKGNKWVLNGSKMWITNAGHANWFFVLAITDPKASPSRGMTGFIVDADTEGIILGKKEINMGQRASDTRMVTFQDVAVHEENVLGSPGEGFKIAMKAFDITRPLVSAAAVGLAQRALEEATKYAQERHTMGQPIINHQGVAFMLADMAIGVEAARGLVWKAAWAKDCKQRNTFYASMAKAFAGKTAVENANLGVQVFGGAGFNTEMPMEKLYRDAKIYELYEGTSQIQKLIVSKHLPSLYPAA from the exons ATGGGCAACAATTCATTCACTGCTTATACTTTCGACTACTTTTTCAGTATCACGACAAGGCATCCTGTAACTCACTTTTCTATCATTATGATCCATAGATACCACCACAGAGCACTGAAACTGGCTGCTACTTGTACTCGCCGACAAATTCTCGCACGGGGAATGGCCACCGCCGATTCAGTTGTTTCAGGTC CTGTTAGCTTCTCTCTCAGCGATGACCAAAGAGGTATTCAAG AGCTGGCAACTAAGTTCACCCGAGATGTTATCGTTCCCCAAGCAGCTGAGTACGACAGGACCATG GAATATCCGTGGCCCATCCTTAAAGAGGCCCACACCTTGGGTCTGCTCAATACACATATCCCCGAAGCT TATGGAGGACCTGAGCTAGGATTACTGGAATGTGCGATTATCTCAGAATCTCTTGCTTTCGGGTGTTCTGGTATCCAAACTGCAATGGAAG CGAATGGCTTAGCCGAAGCGCCTTTGATTGTAGCAGCATCTCATGAGCAGAAGCAAAAGTACCTAGGGCGAATGACCGAGGAACCTTTGATGGCAGCTTATTGTGTGACTGAACCAGGAGCCGGATCTGATGTGGCAGGCATCAAGACTAAagccgagaagaagggtaatAAATGGGTGCTCAATGGGAGCAAAATGTG GAT AACAAATGCTGGGCATGCTAACTGGTTT TTCGTGCTCGCGATTACGGACCCCAAAGCTTCCCCGAGCAGGGGTATGACTGGATTTATCGTGGACGCGGACACTGAGGGTATCATcttgggaaagaaggagataaACATGG GACAACGAGCTTCTGATACAAGGATGGTCACGTTCCAAGATGTTGCAGTCCACGAAGAGAACGTATTGGGATCTCCAGGAGAAGGGTTCAAAA TCGCTATGAAAGCATTTGATATCACGCGTCCCCTGGTATCAGCAGCTGCTGTTGGTCTGGCCCAAAGAGCCCTTGAAGAAGCTACTAAGTACGCCCAAGAGAGACAT ACCATGGGCCAGCCAATCATTAACCACCAAGGTGTAGCTTTCATGTTGGCCGACATGGCGATCGGAGTGGAAGCGGCTCGTGGACTAGTCTGGAAAGCTGCATGGGCAAAGGACTGCAAGCAACGCAACA CGTTCTATGCGTCGATGGCTAAAGCCTTTGCTGGAAAAACCGCAGTTGAGAATGCCAATCTTGGCGTACAAG TCTTTGGTGGCGCTGGATTCAACACTGAGATGCCGATGGAAAAGTTGTACCG TGACGCCAAGATCTACGAACTTT ATGAAG GAACTTCCCAAATCCAGAAGTTAATCGTCTCAAAGCACTTGCCTTCTCTGTACCCAGCTGCGTAA
- a CDS encoding spermine transporter, whose translation MIIPAEAEVASPPIFTENEETVLEEEDVEQPDLHRIATHLHDPTSTTTLSDDQAQTTVGQTVFSHDLEKGEGRMVVDFAEGQYENPKEWSKGKKWFVTIATSVLCLTVALGSAMPTGDLPGAAETLHVSNEAIYLTIALFVVGFGVGPLLFAPLSEVIGRKTVYCISIFFYFIFTLPSCLAPNIATMLAGRMIAGIAASAPMTNVGGTIADIWSVEERGIPMALFSGMIFMGPCLGPLFGGWIAYKTGQWRWIYWVLFIFVGVVFLFTLIMPETLAPVLLRRKAKKLNKDNHTDSYVSKHDLHHIPLSTTLKTAMIRPFILMFMEPIILFMSFYLSFVYSLLYATFFAFPIAFEEIRGWNMGITGVSFVSIIIGITAALLCMPLQERVYKKACQNGQVPEARLYPMLLGCLILPIALFILAFTSYPGIHWIGPCVAGVLFGFSMVIIYISANSYIVDSYASFAASAIAAKTLMRSLIGASVPLWITQLFHNLGFQYAGLFLALVSCAIVPIPWIFFFKGAAVRKRSKRAEKSGTN comes from the exons ATGATCATTCCAGCAGAGGCAGAAGTAGCTTCTCCACCCATCTTTACTGAAAACGAGGAAACCGTcctggaagaggaggacgtCGAACAACCTGATCTGCATCGAATCGCCACACATCTACATGATCCAACCTCCACAACTACATTGAGTGATGATCAGGCGCAAACAACTGTCGGACAGACTGTCTTCTCGCATGATCTGGAGAAGGGCGAGGGTCGTATGGTAGTAGATTTCGCAGAAGGGCAATATGAAAACCCCAAGGAGTGGtcgaaaggaaagaaatg GTTTGTCACCATTGCAACTTCTGTACTTTGTCTCACAGTCGCTCTTGGTTCCGCTATGCCCACTGGTGATTTACCTGGAGCTGCTGAAACTCTTCACGTTTCCAACGAGGCTATCTACCTTACTATTGCCCTTTTCGTCGTTGGTTTCGGTGTCGGTCCTCTTCTGTTTGCTCCAT TATCTGAGGTCATTGGACGGAAGACAGTCTATTGCATCAGTATTTTCTTTtacttcatcttcaccctcccATCATGTCTCGCGCCCAATATCGCCACAATGTTGGCTGGTCGTATG ATCGCTGGTATCGCCGCTTCGGCTCCCATGACCAATGTAGGAGGTACCATTGCTGATATCTGGTCGGTCGAGGAACGTGGTATCCCTATGGCTCTTTTCAGTGGTATGATTTT CATGGGGCCTTGTCTTGGACCATTATTTGGCGGTTGGATCGCTTACAAGACCGGACAATGGCGATGGATTTACTGGGTCTTGTTTATTTTTGTCGGagtcgtcttcctcttcaccctcaTTATGCCTGAAACTCTCGCTCCTGTCCTCCTACGACGAAAAGCCAAGAAGTTAAACAAGGACAACCACACTGACTCCTATGTTTCGAAACATGATCTCCACCACAttcccctttccaccacTCTGAAAACTGCCATGATTCGaccattcattctcatGTTCATGGAACCCATTATCTTGTTCATGAGTTTTTATTTATCTTTCGTCTACTCTCTGCTCTACGCCactttcttcgccttcccGATTGCTTTCGAAGAAATTAGAGGGTGGAATATGGGTATCACTGGCGTCAGTTTCGTATCTATCATT ATTGGTATTACAGCTGCCCTGCTCTGTATGCCCTTACAAGAAAGAGTCTACAAAAAGGCCTGTCAAAATGGTCAAGTCCCTGAAGCTAGATTGTATCCCATGTTACTCGGTTGTTT AATCCTTCCGATTGCTCTTTTCATCTTAGCTTTCACATCGTACCCTGGAATCCACTGGATTGGGCCTTGTGTCGCTGGTGTGCTTTTCGGATTTTCAATGGTTATCATTTATATCTCTGCCAATAGT TATATTGTTGATTCCTACGCTTCTTTCGCTGCGTCAGCGATTGCTGCCAAGACATTGATGAGATCTCTCATTGGAGCCTCAGTTCCTCTTTGGATCACTCAGTTATTT CACAACCTTGGGTTCCAGTATGCTGGTCTCTTCTTGGCACTCGTCTCTTGTGCTATTGTTCCCATTCCTtggatcttcttcttcaagggtGCGGCTGTCAGAAAGAGATCAAAGAGAGCTGAGAAGTCTGGTACCAATTAA